The Phaseolus vulgaris cultivar G19833 chromosome 5, P. vulgaris v2.0, whole genome shotgun sequence genomic interval GTGGACCTTTAGGTCGTTTTCTCTCTTGACTCAATTATTGGATATGTATTCTTATTTAAGTGTTATGTTTCATAACTGTAAAGGCACtttaaataatacataaaattctgTTTTCCAGAATATCACACCGCTTCatatgtattaattatttttttcttaatcaatCCAATCCCATTGATTCATTAATTCAAGACGAtcgaaaataaagaagaaaagatttTGAGAAAAGCTAGTTGTTTGAGTTGAATGCACTCATAACAAGAGTGAGtcaaaagtttgaaaaaaactattaaaaaaaaatcaattttattcaaAAGAATACATTagaagaatataaataatatgatattACAAAATAGGGTGTTAGTGAAtattgaaaaacttctttttgAAAACGTTTTTCCGAAGATAATCAGTTTAgacaattaaaattaagattttataCTCAAACAATTGAACataagttaatttatatatgaGCAACAAAGTTAAAATTTTCGATAAGGAAGAAATTTGTGAATCCATCCTTTCAAGATTTTACTCAATTAGAGATTAAAGTTATAagaattaaacaaataaaattaaaaaatattaaaaatctgATAGATAAGtgaaaaaataacatttaaatatcTGGATTAATAATAGTGAGACGGATATAAATATTGTAGAAATTAAAACATGATTTCTTGATATGTTCAAAATtgttacatataaaaataacaataaatatacaTTAAACTTCATATATACTTTTACCGTCTGTTATCAGCTGGATGATTAAATCTTTCCCATCTGTTTTCCATCCTCTTTATGTACAAAATTCTTCAACTTTCAAGTGaatattcaatatttaattgtgattaatataataataaagatatacattattttcatataacatgtttatttataaattttataataaattttattattaatacaccgtatttaatatatatcataataaaaatatattaaccgATTAGACGAAATCTATTACTTAATAttagttgaaaataaaaaatgatttaactaaaagaaaatatgaaatacAGGGATGAAGTAATTACTTCTAGGATTTATTgatgtcttattttatttattaaaaatacacTTTACGGCCATTcagtaaatttaaaattatgggGGGATCTCTAAGATTACGAGTCGTGtcactaaaaatatataataaaatcttATATCATTGGTTTgaatataaaaacaacttttttatATGGGGGCATGAAACAGCATGCAATAACttggttttattttttgtagtgaaaaGCTTGcaagaataattaaataaataaaaaagtaagttGCTTCTACGCACATCATACACTAAAATAACTTCACCAAACGAATATCCTAAAAGTATATATACACATGAGTACAGAGATGGGGCCACAAATCACTTTCTGTAGTGCCAAGTTGATAACTTTTCAATAATGACTCAACCCCTTTAAGCCAACCAGATCATTCTCACCAAAAACCATCACCAAGGTTTGGTATTTCACTCCAATTTCAACCCTTTTGAACAACATGGTCTCATGAACCATGTCTGAAAAATGAATGAAAATAGAGAAGCAAATTTACCACTTTGATTAGGTCCTTGTATACCTCCTGAATCCCCTTGGTGTTGGAACCACATCACGCCCAGTTTTTAACAAGTCTTGGCGATCCTTAATTGTTTTATCAAACAATCTTTTGTCAGAAGCCTCAGCATAGCATACATAGTAACAGCTCACACAGGCATGAGGCACTGCCATGGCAATCCTTGTCTGCAGAGTCAAAAAGTTGAATATGTTAATTAATAACACCACTTTCTCACATGTTAATTATTCATTTGTGAACACTACTACCAATAATCATATAATAATAAGAGTAATAGGAAAGTGGTAAGATAAGGGGTACCAACCAAAAGGTATCCAATGAAGAATGTGAGGAGGGATAAGGTAGCTGTGAAAGTTTGGTGTACTTTATGGGTCCAAGCAGCTACAACAATGACACAAATAGAGCCGCTGCAAACTCCTGTGAGGAAGCAAATTGAGCTGGTTATATCAGAGTCTACAATTGCCACCATGTCTTCCTTCTCAAAGAGGGCCCAAGTGTCTCTGGATGCCCTCACAAACCCTTTTCCATATGCTGCTATCTGTTAagattaattaaaataagttaaacCACTTTGTTAAATATCTGGTCTTGAACTATGCATTAATCCTGCTGATTGTACAGTCAAATAAAGTTGGAGCAAGGACCACTCTGAGAAGCAGAAGCAGTCAGATGGTGATTGCTCAGTAATAACTTCAGAACAAGAGAAGTGGGCACTATACAAATTTTAAACTTGGTAGGGACCATATGATGATAAAAGAATCCAAAGGGTATCAGACAAACACATAAAAGTTATCAAGCTTACAGATAAATCTTACTTTGAAACAACTAaccaataaaatataataaaggcCTATTTGTTAGAGAGcctgaaagagagaaaaataagaaaaagaaatgaaatgaGTTTTCTATTGTAGAAGTTCTTATTGAGAAGCATGTCCAAGCAAATCCTTGACTTTTAACCATAAAAACATGTTGATTGAAGGCTAAATAGGGAAAACTCAATTTTAACAAAACTAGAAGACTGAATTTCATAAGATGCAGTTGCAATGTTACCTGTACATATGCCCAGCTATTGCCATTTCTGAAAATGGAGTCCATGACTCTTAAACAACAACGAGCACAGCAGAACATGAATTCATCTTCTCCCTCGAGCAGATTCAGTCCCCGAGCAACAATTCGCAGGGCTTCAATTGCAGGCACAAAGAGAGACCCCAAACAAGCACTTCCAAGATTCCGTGTCAGAGCTCTCAGAAAACAAAATTGGGTGCTAGATTGCATTCCTCTGAGGTAATACAAGGCAATAACCCTACTAACAGTGATGTTAACCACATTCCTCATGACCTCAGTAGTCCAAGCCAAACTCAGCACCAATGCAATGATGGTTAAAGGAGGAAAATAGAAGTTCAATGCTCCAATCACTGCTAAAATCCAGAGAGAGATCCACAAGAATCCAACCCCAAGCACATGATACGTGGGTTTGTTCAGATCAGGGAATTTGGACACAGGTTGAAGAGACAGACTCAAGACCTTGCAACAAAACTTAATTCTGTGACTAACCCAACAAGCATATAAGCCATTGCCAATTGCAAAAGCAATGAAACACACTCCAACACCATCCGTGGCAGGCTTTTGGAAGCAAATGAGGAGAACCCCAGCAGCCAGAGAGATCACAAAAGTAAACCAAAGAATGAAATGAAGCATCAAAGTGGGCCATTTCCTGATCGACCCTTGCCAAATAAATGCAAGGATTATGCTCATAAAAGCTGAAGCCTCCACTTGGGGAAGAAAATACTTCAACACGTCTTTCTCTTTCCTCCTGGTAGATTCCGATTCTTGGATAAGCCCTTGAACTCCCCTGAACACAAGAAAACACACCAGCGCAACGGCTAAAAACATGTGGAGAACAAAGAGAAACAAGGATATTCTGTTGGTATATTTTCTCGAATTCAGACTCGCTGCTGGTTGGGGTTGCTGTTAAAAAAGGTAATAGAATAATACCCATTAAGATTGTAACATTCAAAACTTCACAGAAATAACAACAAACACAAGACATACAAAATACTGCAAATTCAAGGAACCCATCACAATCTTTAGCAAAAAAACTGCAAATTGACTTGAACAAGGCATTCCATTCCTCTAcacagaaagaaaaagaaaagtaccTGTAGTGGGGTTGGAGTGGAGCGCGTGTGAGTGTGAGGATGTTGAGATTGAGCAGGAGAAGGAGTTGCAACTCTGGTGGCACTATTGATCACAATTCTCAAAGGGTTAGTGGGGTTCAACCTGTGGAAACCTGAGAGATGAGATTCCTCATGATCATCCACAACATCATTGCTCTGAACCTTTCTCTCTTCTTCAACACCCACTTCCCCTTTCTCCAAgtcttcctccttctttgctCCACCTATAGTTTCATTCTCTTTCTCAACCACCACCTACCacgccaaaaacaaaagaaagatCAAAACTTGACACAAAAATAGCAACCCCTTTGAACACATAGAGCTGAAACCATCAACTTACAGGGTCTCCGGCACCCATTGGTGGCGGCGGCGACGGCGGTGTTCCGGTGTCTCTGCTGAGTTCAGAAACGAATGTTGGTAGAGAGATGACGTTAGTGGCTTGAactgttatattttattttgatttggacTTTTTTTACCATGCCTTTGCCTTCCTTAGAAAGTATCTTTGATGTTGGAACCACGACTTGCCTTGCGAACTCACTCAAACATGCGACAACAGCGCGTGGCGCTCACGCCGCCGTCACGTGTCAGAAGAAAACACAGCACGTGGAAATGGGTTCCTGAAACTCGAATATTTTATCAGACATGAAAGGAAAATGTAAATCTTTGTGTATCATCATGCTTCTTCCTCAATAGTATATTGGTccatcaacattttttttaaaccatagttttcttaatattttttcttttgtcactaaaaaataattttaaatctattttaattttataaaattaacttataaattaaattttatatattataaaatatttttatctataattaaattatgtgaatctttaatacatattttcacattaaattatttcaaaaaatagattttaaaattttataatgaatcagaaaattcttaaatttaagTTGAATAATTCgtatttgaaattatatatttataaatatgatataataaaatatacttcaaatttaatttaatttataaaataaaatttacatcaATAATATCCTATAATATCTTATAACACATCTGAAACATTTGTAACTCCGTTTTTCTCGTGCTTGACACATTTTTATATCAAAGCACGTGGGCCTTTCTCGTGcacaataaaattaaactaaaagtgaaaaaaaaaatgttattctCCAATGATGGTATTATTGTTCTTGTTGGAAAATATCAGTAaccttatatttattttagtcgtaagaaaaataaaataaaaataataaagaaagaaTCATTGGTAGAATGATATAGAAAAATGTTTCATATCTAATGAGAGAGAattagtaagaaaaaaaatattatttatattctgtGGGTGTTGGGATGCATCGTTTTCTAAGTATCTATGTTACAtatatttacttttaacttGTTCAGCATTAATGAACTTCGAAGGGTTAACTCTTTTAGAATATAACTTTAATTGTCTCATTATGtataacatataataataaataatttatagttattaaagaaaaatatattttttttaaaaatttcttaCTTTTTTTCTCTTGGTATTTTGGGTTTGGGGTTTCAAAGGATAAGTAGACAATATATTCTCAAAGTTTTTAATCTTGTTTTGTATTTTAcaattctttaaaaatataaattcctAGACCTTGGTATTTTAATCTTGTAGTGAAAAAAAATTCCTagcattttaaaaatatttcaaaccCTCATTTAATATGTCCTAATTGACCAACTCTATACCTTTGTCCATTGGGACTACCTAACAAAAGGCCTCcccaaatttctttttcaacCGCACCTCAAAAACCAAGTCTTAGTTTACCATCCCCTCTTTTCCCCTTACATTTATCTAAACACAACCTATGATTGTTCCTCTTTTACTATCTCTAGACCTTAGTTTACTCTCCCCTCTCTTCTCATCATATTGATCCAAACACAACCTTTTAGTGTTATCTAAACATGATTGCTCCTCTTCGATTATCTCTAGACCTTAGTCTTGAAAAATTCATTCTCGAAGAACATCACATAATGTTAGTCCTAACCAGATAATTTATCACCAACCTGCCTATTGATTGACGTTATATCTTTGATGGACAACACTTCATGAGGACAATGACCAACATTGAAGAAACGATTTATTAGTAGCCAGGAGTATATTCCTTAACTCTAATGGAGTTTAATCATCTAACACAAAATATGTGGCATTTCTTGAAAATTGGAATTTATTTTTGAGTTGAGATTGGGCATATAATGGATGATAATTTCATTGTTTTAATGGAATCTAAAGTTTTGATAGTAAAATTTTCATTGTTTTGATAGAACCTAATATTTTGGTTGAGCTATTTAAAATTACAATGTGATCCAATCAAAACCCAACACAAATAATAAGACAAAATCAAGTAAACTATGCAATACAATATATTGATTTTACCAATTTATTAGTTAAAATgtgtaataaaagaaaaatgaaatttgaattaagttatatttcataaataaatattcaaaattttaaaagtttattataAATACAATATCATGTTATACAGAATGTTTTTAATTAGATTGTTAATGATACCATACATCCTTTATTACGTAACCATCTTCTCTTTTGTATAAATATCTTTTTTGTATGATATAATATTCACATAATAAAGATATATCTCTTTCTTTAGTTTCTCTCTTGCCCTTTCTCTCTCTATCCACTCATATCTCTCACATAGTATCACGAGTTTGTGAAAATTTTCTTTCACAATGTCTTTTTCTTCCTCCTTTGCCTCTGCCCAAACCACCTCTTCTTCATCCACTTTCAACTCTTCCACACAACCCCACACTTTCTCTACTCCTTTGACTTTCAAACTTAATTGTGAGAACTTTCTTCTGTGGCACCAACAAATTCTTGTCCAAGTTAAAGGCCTTGATCTTCTTCGGTTCTTGGAATCCTCTTCTACGCCTCCACAATATCTCTCCACTAACTCTGCCACTATCAATCCTGCATATTTTATGCACAAGCAACAAATAATCCTTTTGTTGCTTGGCTTCTTGTGTCAATGTATAACTCTATGCTCACCTAGATGGTCGACCTGCACACTACACATCTCATATGGGATAAGTTGAACTTTTACTATGCCTCACACACTTGTGCCAAAGTTCGTCAATTCAAGCTTCATCTTAAATCCCATAAATGTGATCGTTCAATCTTAACATACATTCTAGACATCAAAAGAGTGGTAGATTCTCTTGCTGCAACTAGTTCTCCAATCTCCTCTGAAGATCATATTGACGCCATCCTCGATGGTTTTTCGGAGGAATACGACAACTTCATCACCTCTATCACTTTGCAGCTCGATCCATATACCGTTGAAGATATTGAGTCTCTTCTTTTGGTTCAAGAAGATCGTTCAAAAAACATGTTTCTTGATCCTTCTCCTGCACAAACCAATCTTGCCTCTACCAATTGGTTTCATTCATCgtcataaaaaatgtattacatGCAAAAGACAAAATTTCTCTCGCCCTTCCAATAACAATTCTTGGAGTGCTTTTGTCTCTTCTTCATCTCAACAATCATGTGTTTAGTGTCAATTGTGCTTCAAGTTTGGACATACTGCGTTAACCTACTGGCCAAGGTCTGATCTTGGACTTTCTTCTACTAACACTTCATTTTTTTAGCCCACTCCTAATGACCCTGAACCATCCATTTTGGGCATTCCTTCCACGGTTAGCGATCCTCTTGGGTACCCGGATACTGGCGTTACTCATCACATAACACACAATTTTGTTGTTTTCTCTAAGAAACGAAATTACAGTGGTACTGATAATGTCCAACTTGGTAATGACTAAGGTATGTCTATTCACAATGTTGGTTATGGTTCTCTTTGCAATATTTCTTCCAAtcatttcttcattcttaataaTCTTTTACATGTTTCATCAATTAACAAAAATCTTTTGAGTGTTTCTCAGTTTGCTCGCGACAATGAGGTTTTCTTTGAATTCTTCCCTAACCATGGCTATGTAAAAAATCAGGTTACAAAGGAGATCATACTCCAAGGATGAATACATGATGGTCTTTATGTGTTTTCCCACTTTAGAACGTACTTTATATCTGTATGTTTATACTATTGTAAATACTTATGAACTTTGAAATATACGCCTTGAACATGCGTTTAAATTGTGTcttttataattcaaattattctttttgtgattcttgtGTTATAGTTAAGGTTCATTAACTTCCTTTTACACACTCACACACTGATTATTTTGCTCCGCTACAATTGGTATTTGTTGATATTTGTAGTATTTCCCATGTTGCATCCACACATCTTTGTAATATGTTGCCTTTGTTGACGCTTTTTCTAGGTATACGTGGTTATATGTCATCTCGCACAAATCGCAAGCTACCTCTATATTCTTACAATTCAAAACGCTTGCAGAAAACCAAACATGCCATTTGTTCAAAACTCTTCAAAGTAATAATGCAAAAGATTTTTTGTCTTTGTCCGAAGTTTTAAACACGTAAGATATTTCTCATAGACTCACTTGTCCACACACTCACAAGTAGAATGACTCCATTGAACACAAACATCACCACATTGTAGACACTAGTTTGGCCTTTCTCACTACCTTTTCTTTTCCTCTTAAGTTTAGGGGTGAACCTTTTTCTTGTGCAATTTATATTATCAACATCTTACCTActccatttttaaaaaatcttagTCCCTATGAAAAGCTATTCTCTCATAAACCTGATTGTAATTTTATAAAGATTTTCTATGTGGTTGTTATCCTTTTCTTCACCCATATAATCAACATAAGTTTGATTTTAGATCTTCAATATGCTTGTTTCTTGGTTATGATCCTCATCGCAAAGGTTATCTTTGTTTAACTGCTTCTGGTAAGAGTGTTTTCTCTCGTCATGTTATTTGTAATGAGTTTATTTTTCCTTACTCTATGCCTAACAATCCTTTCAAGTTTTCTGATAATACAGATATTGTGCCTAACCTTTCATCATCACCCCTTATTATTGTCTCCTTTTCTCTTGCATCATTTTCTTATGACAACTCTACTAAGTCATTGCTCTTATTTCCAACTGCATCACCACCCTCTACTtcaacaataatagaaactcaAGATCTTAATATTGATCCTACGATAACCCTCACTAAGGACAAAAATTATAAACCCAAAgtttttcactcttttttttaCCAACAACACTTTTGAACCCTCCACTTACAGGCAAACTATGGCTCATCCTCATTGGCTTCATGCAATGCAAGTTGAGTATGACGCACTTATGCACAACAATACCTGAACTTTAAGTTCACTGCCTTTTGACGCTAATGTTGTAGGGTGTACATGGGTCTTCAAATAGAAGTATAATGCAAATGGCTTGCTTTAAAGATACAAGCCAAAATTTGTAGCTAAAGGGTTTCATCAATGTGAGGGACATGATTTTACATATACTTTCAGTCATGTTATCAAACCAACTACCATTCGCTTAGTGCTCACCATTGTTTTGTCTTCTCGCTGGCTTATCCATCAGATAGACATCAACAACACATTCCTTCATGGTGATCTGGATTCACCTATCTATATGCAACAACCTTCAGGGTTTACAAACTCTGATACCTCTCTTATTTGTCATCTAAACAAAGCAATACATGTCTTCAAGCAAGTTCCTCGCTCCTGGTTTCATAAATTCTTCAACACTCTTCTTCAAATGGGATTCTCCTATTCTAAAAGTGATATCTCTTTGTTTACTCGATTCACTGCTACTAACACTCTTTttaacttaaatttatattgatGATATTTTAGTCACTAGTAGCTCACAAAGTTTAGTGTAAGGTTTTCTCAAACATCtaagaactatttttttttcctgaagGATCTCAAacaattacattattttttaggaGTTAAAGTTATTTGGCTTAACAATAACTCTCTTCATCTTATgcaattcaaatatattcaagaTCTTTTCCAATGTACAAACATGTTTGATTCTAAGCCTCAGCCAACTCCCATGGTTTCCTCGCTACGTTTCACTATTGATGACTTTGTTTCGATTGATGATCT includes:
- the LOC137834871 gene encoding protein PNS1 is translated as MGAGDPVVVEKENETIGGAKKEEDLEKGEVGVEEERKVQSNDVVDDHEESHLSGFHRLNPTNPLRIVINSATRVATPSPAQSQHPHTHTRSTPTPLQQPQPAASLNSRKYTNRISLFLFVLHMFLAVALVCFLVFRGVQGLIQESESTRRKEKDVLKYFLPQVEASAFMSIILAFIWQGSIRKWPTLMLHFILWFTFVISLAAGVLLICFQKPATDGVGVCFIAFAIGNGLYACWVSHRIKFCCKVLSLSLQPVSKFPDLNKPTYHVLGVGFLWISLWILAVIGALNFYFPPLTIIALVLSLAWTTEVMRNVVNITVSRVIALYYLRGMQSSTQFCFLRALTRNLGSACLGSLFVPAIEALRIVARGLNLLEGEDEFMFCCARCCLRVMDSIFRNGNSWAYVQIAAYGKGFVRASRDTWALFEKEDMVAIVDSDITSSICFLTGVCSGSICVIVVAAWTHKVHQTFTATLSLLTFFIGYLLTRIAMAVPHACVSCYYVCYAEASDKRLFDKTIKDRQDLLKTGRDVVPTPRGFRRYTRT